The following coding sequences lie in one Clostridiisalibacter paucivorans DSM 22131 genomic window:
- a CDS encoding ABC transporter substrate-binding protein yields MKKIYKLMILTMAFMMILSGCGNGEVTNVDGNNNEEVVLNLEGGDWGYPSPYAHYSRGPGAYKMRLIFDSLLERGEEGFIPWLAEDWKVSEDGKTYTFKLREGVKWQDGQPMTAEDVKFSFEYYAEYPPVSDELNISKDNFINEINVIDEHNISINVNEPNATLLNRFGAARIIPKHIWKDVEDPKKFNGPEAVIGCGPYILKEYSKEQGAYKFEAFNDYWGPKQKADIIQFVPVSDTILAFEKRDIDITEVTPDILNKYKNDSQYKVINDPAFWGYRIMFNMEKRSELKNKNLRQAMAYGIDKGELIEKVARGAAKPASAGYLPVDHIWYNKNIKQYGFDLDKSKQLLENKEYKFTLLTGNDNKEVRIGELIKLSLEKVGIDLEIKSIDKKSRDAAVKNGDYEMVLIGHGGWGNDADILREQYAYGKDDTKSTFIGGIPGYNNDKINELCKSQLLELNSDDRRDIIYQLQEVIAEEVPQIPLYNTATYTVFRPAKYDNWKHVFNHHEVTHNKISYLEME; encoded by the coding sequence ATGAAGAAAATATATAAACTAATGATTTTGACAATGGCATTTATGATGATTCTCTCGGGATGTGGCAATGGAGAAGTAACCAATGTAGATGGGAATAATAATGAAGAAGTAGTATTGAATCTTGAAGGGGGAGATTGGGGATATCCTAGTCCTTATGCCCATTATTCTAGGGGTCCTGGTGCATATAAGATGAGACTTATATTTGACAGTTTATTAGAGCGAGGAGAAGAAGGCTTTATACCTTGGCTTGCTGAAGACTGGAAAGTAAGTGAAGATGGAAAAACATACACCTTTAAATTGAGAGAAGGAGTTAAATGGCAGGATGGTCAGCCTATGACAGCAGAGGATGTAAAGTTTTCCTTTGAATACTACGCTGAATATCCACCAGTCTCAGATGAATTAAATATAAGTAAGGACAATTTTATAAACGAGATAAATGTAATAGATGAACACAATATTAGCATAAATGTAAATGAACCCAATGCAACTTTGTTGAATAGATTTGGAGCAGCAAGGATTATACCTAAACATATATGGAAAGATGTAGAAGACCCTAAAAAATTCAATGGTCCTGAGGCAGTTATAGGATGTGGACCGTATATACTTAAAGAATATAGCAAGGAGCAAGGTGCATATAAATTTGAAGCATTTAATGATTATTGGGGACCTAAACAGAAGGCAGATATAATTCAATTTGTGCCTGTGAGTGATACTATATTGGCCTTTGAAAAGAGAGATATAGATATAACAGAAGTTACACCTGATATATTAAATAAATATAAAAATGATTCCCAATATAAAGTTATAAATGACCCTGCATTTTGGGGATATAGAATTATGTTTAATATGGAAAAGAGATCCGAACTTAAAAACAAAAATTTAAGACAGGCTATGGCCTACGGTATAGATAAAGGTGAACTCATAGAAAAGGTTGCAAGGGGAGCTGCTAAGCCTGCCAGTGCAGGTTATTTGCCAGTAGATCATATCTGGTATAATAAAAATATTAAGCAATATGGGTTTGATTTAGATAAGTCTAAACAGCTATTAGAAAATAAAGAATACAAATTCACATTATTAACTGGTAATGATAATAAGGAAGTTAGAATTGGAGAACTAATCAAATTAAGTCTTGAAAAAGTGGGCATTGATTTAGAGATAAAGAGTATAGATAAAAAATCTAGAGATGCTGCAGTAAAAAATGGAGATTATGAAATGGTACTTATTGGCCATGGGGGTTGGGGAAATGATGCAGATATATTAAGGGAGCAATATGCCTATGGAAAAGATGATACAAAATCTACATTTATTGGAGGAATCCCAGGATATAATAATGATAAGATAAATGAATTATGCAAGTCACAATTATTGGAACTCAATTCAGATGATAGAAGAGATATAATTTATCAACTTCAAGAGGTCATAGCAGAGGAAGTTCCTCAAATACCACTGTACAATACTGCAACATATACTGTATTTAGGCCAGCAAAATATGATAATTGGAAGCATGTATTTAACCACCATGAAGTAACCCATAATAAAATATCTTATTTAGAAATGGAATGA
- a CDS encoding peroxiredoxin, protein MEKQNKLPLLGDAFPEMEVNTTHGVKKLPEDYKGKWFVLFSHPGDFTPVCTTEFVSFAKKADEFKKLNTELIGLSVDQVFSHIKWVQWINEKTDVKVPFPVIADELGRVSNKLGMLHESKGTNTVRAVFIVDDKGILRLMMYYPQEIGRSVDEVLRAVKALQTSDNNGVAVPENWPNNPLIGEKVIIPPAGTEELVEERLKKAESGEIECLDWWFCYKDLK, encoded by the coding sequence AAACAAAACAAATTACCATTATTAGGAGATGCATTTCCAGAAATGGAGGTCAATACTACCCATGGAGTAAAGAAATTACCAGAAGATTATAAAGGGAAATGGTTTGTATTATTTAGTCATCCAGGGGACTTTACTCCAGTTTGTACTACTGAATTTGTAAGCTTTGCTAAGAAAGCAGATGAATTCAAGAAATTAAATACAGAGCTTATAGGATTATCTGTAGACCAAGTATTTTCTCATATAAAATGGGTACAATGGATTAATGAAAAAACAGATGTAAAGGTACCATTCCCTGTTATAGCAGATGAATTGGGTAGAGTTTCTAATAAATTAGGTATGTTACATGAGAGCAAGGGAACTAATACTGTAAGGGCAGTATTTATAGTAGACGATAAAGGAATTTTAAGGCTTATGATGTATTATCCACAAGAGATAGGAAGAAGTGTAGACGAAGTTTTAAGAGCAGTAAAGGCATTACAGACATCGGATAATAATGGAGTAGCAGTACCTGAAAATTGGCCAAATAACCCATTGATAGGGGAAAAGGTAATAATACCTCCTGCTGGTACTGAAGAATTAGTAGAGGAAAGACTTAAAAAGGCAGAGTCTGGAGAGATAGAGTGTTTAGACTGGTGGTTCTGCTATAAGGATTTAAAATAA
- a CDS encoding ABC transporter permease, whose protein sequence is MKISKKIVEYAITFLVIITLNFFIPRLMPGDPFTFLSSEEGSVNYTYTQEQIDMYKSYYRLDKPLREQYKNYIVNMFRGNIGYSIYYNDLVLSIILKRAIWTLGIVIISIIASSSIGTVIGAFSAWNRKGWIDKTIYSVMIIFSEIPAFLIAVLLLFILAAKTGLFPLSGGMTVFAQYDNIVERILDVIHHGLLPVMALSLSRVGGFYLLSRNSMISVLTKNYMKTAQAKGLRDRTIIFKHALKNAMLPVITRIFLSLGGVFGGAILVENVFNYPGLGRLMREAVMVRDYTLIQGIFLFVTFTVLIMNLLADIIYKKIDPRVN, encoded by the coding sequence ATGAAGATTTCAAAAAAGATTGTAGAGTATGCAATTACATTCTTAGTTATAATAACATTAAACTTTTTCATCCCCAGGTTAATGCCTGGGGACCCCTTTACCTTTCTCTCGTCTGAGGAAGGGAGCGTAAACTATACATATACACAGGAACAGATAGATATGTATAAGTCTTATTATAGATTAGACAAACCATTGAGAGAACAATATAAAAACTATATAGTAAATATGTTTAGAGGCAATATTGGATATAGCATTTATTATAATGACTTAGTGTTATCTATAATACTTAAGAGGGCCATATGGACATTGGGAATAGTGATTATATCCATAATAGCAAGTAGTTCTATTGGTACTGTTATAGGTGCCTTTTCTGCATGGAATAGAAAGGGTTGGATTGATAAAACCATATATTCCGTCATGATAATATTTTCCGAAATTCCAGCATTTCTAATAGCTGTGTTACTGCTGTTTATATTAGCAGCTAAAACTGGACTTTTTCCATTGTCAGGAGGTATGACAGTTTTTGCACAGTATGACAATATTGTAGAAAGGATATTAGATGTTATACATCATGGTTTACTCCCTGTTATGGCATTGTCCTTATCGCGGGTAGGAGGATTTTACTTATTGTCAAGAAATAGTATGATATCAGTTCTTACTAAAAACTATATGAAGACTGCCCAGGCTAAAGGTCTAAGGGATAGAACTATTATATTTAAACATGCACTTAAAAATGCTATGTTACCTGTTATAACTAGGATATTTTTAAGTCTGGGAGGAGTTTTTGGAGGAGCTATATTAGTAGAAAATGTATTTAACTACCCAGGATTGGGGCGACTCATGAGGGAAGCAGTTATGGTCAGGGACTATACTTTAATCCAAGGCATATTTTTATTTGTAACTTTTACTGTATTAATTATGAATCTTTTAGCAGATATAATATATAAAAAAATTGATCCGAGGGTGAATTAG
- a CDS encoding ABC transporter permease, protein MRDVFLWFNKFTSIGKVSMLFIVIIILIGLFSQYMYPYPYNLPSGQSLEHPNEEHWLGTDDLGIDLLSQICFGAKLSVLIGVSASMIAGFGGGILGMISGYFGGTVDRVIMRMTDIMLVLPDLPMMILLGAFFGPSTKNIIIVLALFSWTTPARIVRSKIMAMKSENYIVAAQSYGASFTHLLVKHFVPGVLPILLVTVIKLTSKSIVAEAGLSFLGLGDPTSKSWGLILNHAINFQGIYFTDYWKWWVISPLMAIILLVLAISFISRDLERILDDKL, encoded by the coding sequence ATGAGAGATGTGTTTTTATGGTTTAATAAATTTACTAGTATTGGGAAGGTATCTATGTTGTTTATAGTGATAATCATACTTATAGGACTATTTTCCCAATATATGTATCCATATCCATATAATTTACCTTCGGGGCAGTCTTTAGAGCACCCTAATGAGGAGCATTGGTTAGGTACAGATGATTTGGGAATCGATTTATTGTCACAGATATGCTTTGGTGCTAAACTCAGTGTATTGATAGGGGTTTCTGCTTCTATGATAGCAGGGTTTGGAGGGGGAATATTAGGAATGATATCGGGATATTTTGGAGGTACTGTAGATAGGGTTATTATGAGAATGACTGACATAATGTTAGTATTACCCGATTTGCCGATGATGATATTATTAGGTGCCTTTTTCGGACCAAGTACTAAAAATATTATAATAGTGTTGGCATTATTTTCATGGACAACTCCTGCCAGGATAGTTAGATCTAAAATAATGGCTATGAAAAGTGAAAATTATATTGTGGCAGCCCAAAGCTATGGTGCTAGCTTTACACATCTTCTGGTGAAACATTTTGTGCCAGGGGTATTGCCTATTTTACTAGTAACAGTTATAAAACTTACCAGTAAGTCAATAGTAGCTGAAGCAGGACTATCTTTTTTGGGATTAGGAGATCCCACATCAAAGAGTTGGGGATTGATACTTAACCATGCCATAAATTTTCAAGGTATATATTTTACTGATTATTGGAAATGGTGGGTTATTAGCCCACTAATGGCTATTATATTATTGGTTCTTGCTATTTCATTTATAAGTAGAGATCTCGAAAGGATATTAGATGATAAACTGTAA
- a CDS encoding class I SAM-dependent methyltransferase, producing MDIKTFDDMWRESSNMNLSATKDVWDLRAKEFNGKDKNARMDEVIEFLLSKNIVNKSSEILDIGCGPGKYSVEFSKKSKYVTGIDISPNMIKYARENAEKLNIRNISFDAVPWQHIDLNQRAWNNRFDLVFASMSPAIDSKDTLVKMNEASKGYCFLSGFVTREDEVRDTINRLSSKGKYINNWGIKMYCAFNILWQLGIYPEIYYRDVQWENKRRLEDAINVYTVHIKEEPQIVYDIKNYLNSISKDGIIVENTKAKIGWMIWRV from the coding sequence GTGGATATAAAAACTTTTGATGATATGTGGCGAGAATCTTCAAATATGAATTTATCAGCTACTAAAGATGTATGGGATTTAAGGGCAAAGGAATTTAATGGCAAGGATAAAAATGCTAGAATGGATGAGGTAATAGAGTTCTTGTTATCTAAAAATATAGTCAATAAATCATCAGAGATATTAGATATAGGTTGTGGGCCTGGTAAATATAGCGTAGAATTTTCGAAAAAGTCAAAATATGTAACAGGTATAGATATATCTCCCAATATGATTAAGTATGCTAGAGAGAATGCAGAAAAATTAAATATAAGGAATATTTCCTTTGATGCAGTACCGTGGCAGCATATAGATTTAAATCAAAGGGCATGGAATAATAGATTTGACCTTGTATTTGCATCTATGTCTCCAGCAATAGATAGTAAGGATACTTTAGTAAAGATGAATGAAGCTAGTAAAGGATATTGTTTTTTAAGTGGTTTTGTGACTAGAGAGGACGAGGTAAGGGATACTATAAATAGATTATCCTCTAAAGGCAAATATATTAATAATTGGGGAATTAAGATGTACTGTGCATTTAATATATTATGGCAATTGGGTATATACCCTGAGATATATTATAGGGATGTGCAATGGGAAAATAAGAGGAGATTAGAAGATGCGATAAATGTGTATACTGTACATATTAAAGAAGAACCTCAGATAGTATATGACATAAAAAATTATTTAAATAGTATATCCAAAGATGGTATTATAGTAGAAAATACTAAAGCCAAAATAGGTTGGATGATATGGAGGGTGTAA